AACTGCGTCCTGGTGCTGATCGACTTCCAGCCGCAGATGGCGTTCGGCGTGAAGTCCATCGATGGCCAGCTGCTCGTGAACAACGTCACGGGCCTGGCGAAGGCCGCGAAGGTCTTCAAGGTCCCGACAATCCTGACCTCGGTGGCGGAGAAGACCTTCAGCGGCCCCACCTTCGCCCAGATCACCGAGGTCTTCCCCCAGGAGCCGATCATCGATCGGACCACGATGAACACCTGGGAGGACAAGCGGGTCGTCGACGCCATCAAGAAGACGGGCCGCAAGAAGATCGTTCTCGCCGGGCTCTGGACGGAGGTCTGCATCGCGTTCCCCGCGCTCGACGCGCTCCGGGAGGGCTTCGAGGTCTACGTCGTGGCAGACGCCTGCGGCGGAACGAGCCAGGTGGCCCATGATCTCGCGATTCAGCGGGTGGCTCAGGCGGGCGGCACGCCCATCACCTGGCTCCAGTTCCTCCTCGAGATGCAGCGGGATTGGGCGCGCCAGGAGACGTATGATCCGGTCAACGCCATCGTGAAGCAGCACGGGGGCACGTATGGGGCCGGTATCACCTACGCCAAGGCGATGCTCGGCGCGTCGGCGAACGAAGGGAAGCGATAGGCCATGAGCACCGCGAACCTCATCCTCAAGAACGGCCGTTTCTTCACGGGCGATGCACGCAAGGCGAACGCCTCCGCGGCCGCCATCACAGACGGCCGGTTCTCCATCCTCGGAAGTGAGCAGGAGGTCATGGCCCAGAAAGGACCCGCCACCCAGGTCATCGACCTCGAGGGCCGCACGGTCATTCCGGGGCTCATCGACTCTCACATTCACACCATCCGGGGCGGGCTGAACTTCAATCTTGAACTTCGCTGGGATGGGGTTCCCTCGCTCGCGGATGCGCTGCGCAAGCTCCGCGCGCAGGCGCAGCGGACGCCTCCGCCGCAGTGGGTGCGGGTGGTCGGCGGCTGGAACGAGTTCCAGTTCGCCGAGCGGCGGATGCCCACGCTCGAAGAGATCAACGCCGCGGCCCCCGAGACGCCGGTCTTCATCCTGTATCTGTATGGAATGGCGCTCCTGAATGGGGCCGCGCTGCGCGCCGTGGGCTACACCCGGGACACGCCCAATCCCCCGGGGGGCGAAATCCAGCGCGACCGGCACGGCAACCCCACGGGCCTGCTCATCGCCAAGCCCAACGCCGCGATCCTCTATTCGACCCTCGCCAAGGGGCCGAAGCTCTCCTACGAGGATCAGCTCAACTCGACCCGCCACTTCATGCGGGAACTCAACCGCCTGGGGCTCACGAGCGTCATCGACGCGGGCGGCGGGTTCCAGAACTATCCCGACGACTACAAGGCCGTCGAGGAGCTGCACCAGCAGGGGCTGCTCTCGGTGCGGATCGCCTACAACCTCTTCACCCAACGGCCCAAGCAGGAGATCGAGGACTTCCGCAAGTGGACGGCCATGGTCCGCCCAGGGCAAGGCGATGCCTTCTACCGGATGAACGGCGCGGGCGAGATGCTGGTCTTCTCCGCCGCCGACTTCGAGGACTTCCTTGAGCCCAGGCCCGATCTGGCCTCTTCGCTCGAGGACGAGTTGGAGACGGTGGTCCGCCACCTCGCCGAGCACCGTTGGCCCTTCCGGCTGCACGCCACTTACGATGAGTCCATCACGCGCTTCCTGGACGTCTTCGAGAAGGTGAACCGCGACGTGCCCTTTCAGGGGCTCCGCTGGTGGTTCGACCATGCGGAGACCATCACTCCCCGGAACCTGGAGCGCACCCGAGCCCTCGGAGGGGGCATCGCCATCCAGGACCGGATGGCCTTCCAGGGCGAGCACTTCATCGCCCGCTACGGCGCGGATGCCGCCGCCCACTCCCCTCCCATCCGGCGCATGCTCGACCTGGGGATTCCCGTGGGCGCGGGAACCGATGCAACGCGCGTGGCCAGCTACAACCCATGGGTTTCTCTGTACTGGCTGGTGACGGGAAAGACGCTGGGCGGCGCCGCGCTGTACCCCGCCTCCAATCGGATGAGCCGGGAAGAAGCGCTGCGACTCTATACGCAGGGAAGCGCCTGGTTCTCCGGTGAAGATCAGGAGAAGGGCACCCTCTCCGAGGGCAAGCTCGCGGACTTCGCGGTGCTCTCCGCCGACTACTTCTCGGTACCCGAGGAGGAGATCAAACAGCTCCAGTCGGTCTTGACCGTGGTGGACGGAAAGGTCGTCTACGGCTCGGGCAAGTTTGGCCCCCTGGCGCCTCCCCTGCCCCCTGTGAGCCCCGGCTGGTCTCCGGTCGCGGCCTCCGGAGACCTACCGGGTGCCTCCGCCTCTCCGGCCCACGCGCACGCCCATGCGCACTCCCACGTTCACGCGCACTCCCACGTCCACGCGCACCCCTTCACTCCCCCGCCCTCGCTCTGGGGCAGTGGGAGCGGCTGCGACTGCTTCGTGTTCTGAGCGCCGGACAAGACTTCATGGAAAGGACTGGGTCATGGAAGTGCTGAAGATCGACGGGACGGCCACCGAGCCCGTCAAGATCGTGCTGGAGCGGCGCATCAAGCCCGGTGCGCAACCGGCCTTCGAGCAGTGGCTCAAGACACTGATGAAGACGGCGGCCCTGCACCCGGCCTTGCAGGGCTCGAGCGTGTTCAAGGCGGGCGAAGGGGACTACTTCATCCTCTTGCGCTTCGAGAGCCAGAGCGCCCTCTCGCACTGGCAGTCGCTGCCCGAAGTCGTGGAACTGCTCCGGGCCGGTGAAGCGCATGCCACCCCGCTGGAACAACCGGTCGTCCGGACGGGCCTGGAAACCTGGTTCACGGTGCCGGGGATGCCCGCGAAGTCGGTGCCTCCCAAGTGGAAGATGGCCCTCGTGACGTGGCTTGCCTTGCTGCCCCAGGCGCTCATCCTGGGCTCGCTGATGCCCAAGACCCTGCCTCGCCTCGTGGCGGTCTCGCTCTCAACCGCCATTCCGGTGGCGGCGCTGACCTGGTTCATCATGCCCCGCCTGACCGGGTTGCTCTCGCGGTGGCTGTACGGCCCCGTGAACCGCTGAATCGGCGGCCCTTCACCCAGGTGATGGCGCCATGATGACCGAATGTTCGATGCCATCACACTGGATCAGCTCCGCACCTTCGTCGCCGTCGTCGACGAAGGCAGCTTCTCGGCGGCGGGGAGGAAACTCCGGCGAGTCCAGTCCGCGGTCAGCCATGCCATGGCGAACCTCGAGACCCAGTTGGGCGTCCAGCTCTGGGACCGCTCGACCAAGATTCCCACGCTCACCGAAGAGGGCAGCGTGCTGCTCACGGCCGCCCGGCGCATCTGCTCCGATGTCGACGCCTTCAAGCGGACAGCCGAGGGGCTCGTGGGCGGGCTCGAGCCCAGCATCTCCCTGGCGGTCGACGTCATCCTGCCTACGCGCGCGCTCGTCGATCTGTGCCGGGAGTTCGCGGTGAAGTTCCCCACCGTGCAGCTTCGCCTGTACACGGACACGCTGTCCGCGGTGTCGTCCCTGGTCCTCGATGGCGTCTGCCAAATTGGCGTGGTGGGCCCGGCCGCGCAGACGCAGGGGCTCGAACGCCAGCACATCTCCACGGTGCGGCTGGTCCCCGTCGCCGCCAAGCACCATCCCCTCGCCCAGATCCAGGGGCCGGTGGCCACCCAGGTCCTCTCCGAGTACGTCAACATCGTGCTGAGCGAGCGCGGAGGCACCCGCCCGACGGCGGATCAGGGCTTGCTCTCCACCAACGTCTGGCGCGTCGCGGACCTCCATACGAAGCACGCCTTTCTCAGGGCCGGCCTGGGCTGGGGCAACATGCCGGAGCATCTGGTCCAGGAGGACCTCGCCAGTGGCCGCCTGGTGCGCATCCGGCCCGCGGCCTGGGGCGAGGACAACTGGCTCCTCTCGCTGTCCATCGTGCACCGGCCGGATCTCTCGAAAGGCCCCGCCACACGGTGGCTGCTGGAGCGCATGGCGGAGCTGTGCCTGAGGGACATCGGTCCACCGCAGCTGTCCCCCTAAGCGGTTGGAACAAAGGTGCGTGACCTCCCGCGCAGCGCGCTCTTTGCCGAGCGGTCACGGAGAGTCGCGCCCGCCGATCTGGGGGAAGCGCTCGTAGGCCCGCTTGAGCGCGTCCAAGTGGGCGGGGTTGTCTAGGTCGAGCGGCATCTCCGTGAGCTGCACGACCCACCCGCCTGTCTCCGTGCGCCGCGCCCGTGAAAGCAGGTCCGTGTCCCTCGCCAAGTCCGGGAACCCGATGGCACGTGCGGCAGCGGCCGACCAATAATTCAGCCATCCCAGGCGATGTGGAGTCTCAGGCGAGCGAATGTCCCTCGAAAGCTTGAGTGCTGGCAGCCCTCGGGGTGGGGAAGGTGGCCCGGCCAATGTTGGCGCCGTCTGTTCGGCGATCTCCACCGCCGCGTTGAACGGCGTTGCATGGCCCCAGAAACCGCGAGCGCCTTCCCCAATGGCAGCCACCACACCCGCCGCCGCTGAAATGGTGGCGGCGTCCAGGTGCAGTGAACCATGAACTTCCAAATGCGGCGCTCCCCCTGCCGCGAGCCCGTTCGGGTTCTCCCAGCCAGTAATCGTCACTGGGCGGCTTCTGTCATCGTTGCAAATGAACGGGAACCCGTTGTCAGTCCTGTCTGCCACAACCCACTCATCGCGGTGAGGCAATGCAATAAACTCTTCCTTCTCGGAATACGTCCAATTCAGCCGCAGACCGCGAAGCGCGCTTTCCATACCATGAACAATAGCGAGGGGGCGCTTGTCATCGCCTCCGAGCGTAGGTGCATAAACAATGATGCCAAGTTCATCAGGAAAGACCGACATATTAGCACCAGTCCATCACTACGACGTCAAGGTTGGGATCCAGCCGCTTAATAGCAGCCTTATGAGCGACACTTCGCACGCCAACGAAAAACCTATACCCACAAGCCTCCGCAAGCCTTTTCTCACGTTGCAATTCCGACAACTTCACTCGGGCAAAAAACTGTTGGGAGTGCTGGTTGTGTTTCTCGAAATTATCAGTCTTGATGTCCCATAGAGTCCGCGTAGCAAGTACCAGCGCGTCGAATTGCTTGCCATTAACAAGCACATCCCATCCCTGGAAGTCGTTCTGCGGAAGGAGATCGGCGCAGTCGTTGTGCGGGTCATTGCCGCCCGCATGCGGCACCGGGACGGGCCTACACTCCGGGCGTTCCGAGGAATCGGATGTTACAGGTGGTAGCCAATCCCGACCCAACCCTTCTGGCTTGGGCTCTCTCTTCGCCACGGGTTCCTGCGCGCTGGCTGCTCGTGTCTGAGCCTTGGGCTTCGCGCGCTCACGGGCTGCGTCCCGTTTATAAGCATCGATCCCCTCTTGGATGGCTGCTGCAACCACCACAGCGCCAATCACAACCACTGCTCCAGTTACAATTGCCGGTGACGCAAAGACACAGAGGGCTACTGCTGCGGGAACTGCTGCAGCCGCGGGAGCAGAGGCAACAGCGCATTTTCCTGTGACATCACGAAACCTAACCCTGTCGCGCTCTAGAACGCGAAAGCATCTCTCCGCCAAGATCGGCCACTCGTTAGAGGCTTCGCGCACCACACAATTACCGCTGTCCGTCCAAGGGTACTGCGCCGCCCGCTGAAGGTTGGCGAATCTCGGGCTCGGTTCCTCCCACTCTCCCAAGCTCGGATCCATCGTGGCGCAGGCCGAGAGAAGGAGCAGAACCAGGGGGGCGCTGCAATTTCGCTGGGGCATGGAACGTCCTTTCAATCAAGCGAGGGGACTATCATTGGGGTGTCCTCTCGTGGACATTGGCCGGAGAACACTCCGTCTGGTGCCCTCGGAGCAAGTCCTGCCCGGCGAGCGCCTGCGCCGGTACATGGCGTTTATTCTCGTCGCGCACCCTGCCCAGGCGGAGCAACGGGTCGAGGTCTGGTGCAACGGGCGACCCGTAGAGTCCTACCGGCAGGAATCGAAAGAGGCCCAAGCAGAGGCCCAGCAGTGCCCTGAAGAGAACGAGCGCCTGCGCGCCGAGCAGGAGGGACCGGGCGGTCTCGCGGGCCTGCTGGCCAACCGCGTGATGGACAAGTCGGGCGTCGTGGTCCAGCGACTCGATCTCAACAAGGAGATCCGCCAGCGTCCAGGAGACACGATCAGGGTCGTTCGCGCTTGGAGCTACCGCGCTGCCAGCCACGTGGCCGTGATGATGGAGTGGGCCCCCCCAGACGCAGCGCAGCCCTGGAAAGACAGCGGCCCGGGCCTGCGCACTGAGCGCGGGCACCGGGCCGGAGTCCAACATGCAGGCTGCGGTCTACGCGTGGATCTCGGTCTCGCGGAAGAAGTACGCGATCTCGTTCTTCGCGTTCTCCAGGCTGTCCGAGCCGTGCACCGTGTTCTGGTCGATGCTCTTGGCGAAGTCCGCGCGGATGGTGCCCTTGTCGGCCTTCTTCGGGTCCGTGGCGCCCATCAGGTCGCGGTTGGCGAGGACGGCGTTCTCACCCTGCAGCACCATCAGCACCACGGGGCCAGAGATCATGAAGGACACCAGGTCCTTGAAGAACGGCCGCGCCTTGTGGACGGCGTAGAAGCCTTCGGCTTCCGCCTGGGACAGCTGCTGCAGGCGGATGGCGACGGGCGTGAGGCCCTTCTCCTCGAAGCGGGAGATGACCTTCCCGATGACGTGGCTCTTCAGTCCGTCCGGCTTGATGATGGACAGCGTACGCTCGATGGCCATGTGTCGTGGTCCTCGTGTCTTGAGTTGAGTGGAAAAACGGTTAGCGCTTCTTCGGGGGCCCGCGCTTGACCGCTTCCTGAAGCGTGGTGCCCAGCTCGGCGGGGCTGGCGGCCATCAGGAAGCCCGCGGCCTCCATGGCCTTCATCTTCTCCGCGGCCGTGCCCTGACCGCCGGAGATGATGGCGCCCGCGTGGCCCATGCGCTTGCCCGGGGGGGCAGACTGGCCGGCGATGAAGCCCGCGATGGGCTTGGTGAACTCGCTCGCCACGTACTTGGCGGCGTCCTCCTCCGCCGTGCCGCCGATCTCGCCAATCATGATGACCGCGTCGGTCTCAGGGTCGGCGTTGAACAGCTTCAGCACGTCCACGAAGTTGGTGCCGTTGACCGGGTCACCGCCGATGCCCACCGCGGTGGACTGGCCCAGGCCCAGCTGGGTGAGCTGGTACACGGCCTCGTACGTCAGCGTGCCCGAGCGGGACACCACGCCGATGCGGCCCGGCTTGTGGATGTGGCCCGGCATGATGCCGATCTTGCACTTGGCCTCGGGGGTGATGACGCCCGGGCAGTTCGGCCCGATGAGGCGCACGCCGGGCTTGCCCTCCAGGTAGCGCTTGGCCCGGACCATGTCGTTGACGGGGATGCCCTCGGTGATGGTGATGATGAGGGAGATGCCCGCGTCCGCGGCCTCCATGATGGAGTCGGCCGCGAAGGGCGGCGGAACGAAGAGGACCGAGGTGTTCGCGCCGGTCTGCTTCACCGCGTCCGCCACCGTGTTGAAGACGGGCACCTTGCCCTCGAAGTCGGTGCCGCCCTTACCGGGGGTGACGCCGCCGACGAGCTTCGTGCCGTACTCCAGCATCTGCTTCGAGTGAAACGAACCGGCCGAGCCCGTGATGCCTTGGCAGAGGACCTTCGTATTGTGATTGACGAGGATGCTCATGGCTTCCTTAAAGGGGTGTGGGTGTCGGAAGAGGCGCGCGGACTACTTGATCGCCGCCACGGCCTTCTCCGCGGCCTGGCGCAGGTTGTCCGCCGGGGTGATGGCAAGGCCCGAGGTGCTCAGGAGCTGCTTGCCCTTCTCCACGTTGGTGCCTTCGAGCCGCACCACGAGGGGGACCTTGAGCTGGACCTCCTTGGCGGCCGCGATGATGCCCTCGGCGATGATGTCGCACTTCATGATGCCGCCGAAGATGTTGACGAGCACCGCCTTCACCGCCGGGTCGGCCAGGATGAGCTTGAAGGCCGCCGTCACCTTCTCCTTGCTCGCGCCGCCGCCCACGTCCAGGAAGTTGGCCGGGCTGCCGCCCACCAGCTTGATGGTGTCCATGGTGGCCATGGCCAGACCCGCGCCGTTCACCATGCAGCCGATGTTGCCTTCCAGCGCGATGTAGGCCAGGTCGAACTCCTTGGCCTGCGTCTCGCGGGGCTCCTCTTCCGCCAGGTCGCGGTAGTTGAGCAGCTCCTTGTGCTTGAAGAGCGCGTTCTCGTCGAAGGTCACCTTCGCATCGAGCGCCACCACGCCGCCGTCCTTCAGGATGACGAGCGGGTTGATCTCCACCAGCGCCGCGTCCGTCTCCGTGTACATCTTGTAGAGCGCGGCGCAGAACTGGACGAACTTGTTCACCGTGGGGCCGGAGAGGCCCAGGCCGAAGGCCAGCTTGCGGCCCTGGAAGTCCAGGAAGCCCACCGCCGGGTCCACCGCCTCGCGGAGGATCTTCTCCGGGTGATGGGCGGCCACTTCCTCGATCTCCACGCCACCCTCGCGGGAGGCCATGAAGGTGATGCGCGAGGTGGCGCGGTCCAGCGTCACGCCCAGGTACAGCTCCTGGCCGATCGCGAGCCCCTCTTCGATGTAGACCTTGTGGACCGTCTGCCCCTCGGGGCCGGTCTGGATGGTCTTCAGCTTCATGCCCAGAATCGACTGCGCCAGCGTCTTCGCCTCGGCGGGGCTCTTGGCCAGCTTGACGCCGCCGCCCTTGCCACGGCCGCCTGCGTGAATCTGGGCCTTCACCACGACGACCGGCGTGGCCAGCTCCTTGGCCGCGGCTTCTGCCTCATTGGGCGAGAGCGCGAGGATGCCCCGGGGAGTGGGGACGCCGTACTTCCGGAAGAGTTCCTTGCCCTGGTACTCGTGGATCTTCATCGAGGCTCCGGGTGATGGCGACGACTGACTGAGGCGTCAGTTGGGGCTGCCTCTTCTCGCAATACGCGCCGGAGTGCAAGGACGTTTGACACGCCGGGAGGACAGCCGCGGTGAGTGTAAGAAAGAGTCATGAGACACGGCCCCACCCCGGGTCACGATGACCCAGGCGTGGGGCCGCAAAGAAGCGAGGCCGCGGCAGGCGTCAGCCTGGACCGGCGTGCCCCTTGCTCTCCTCGTCCTTGAAGAAGAGATCCTTGATGACGACCTTGGTCACCTCGCGGTTCATCGCCGCGATGGAGCTGGTCAGCGGGATTTCCTTCGGGCACACCTTCACGCAGTTCTGCGCCTTGCCACAGTCCTGCACGCCGCCCGGCCCCATGAGAGACCGGACGCGCTCCTCGGCATTCAGCTTGCCGGTGGGGTTCATGTTGAAGAGCCGCGCCTGGCTGATCGCCGCCGCGCCCACGAAGTCATTGCCGAGGGTGACTTGCGGGCACGCCTCCAGGCAGCTGCCGCAGGTGATGCACGTGGAGAGCACGTACATCGTGGCATGATCCTTGGGCGACTGGCGCGGGCCCGGCCCCAGGTTGTGGGTGCCGTCCACGGGGATCCAGCCCTTCACCCGCTTGAGCGCCTCGAACATCCGGTCGCGATTCACCGTCAGGTCGCGGATGATCGGGAACTTCTTCAACGGCTCCAGGGTGATGGGCTGCTCCAGCTTGTCGACCAGCGCGGAGCAGGCCATGCGCACCCGGCCGTTGATGTTCATGGCGCAGCTGCCGCAGACCTCTTCGAGGCACGCGGCGTCCCACACCACCGGGGCAACCTTCTTGCCCTGCACGGTGACGGGGTTGCGCTGGATCTCCATCAGGCAGGAAACGACATTGGCACCCTTGTGGTACGGGATGCGGAACTCGTCGTAGTGGCTCTCGCCCCCAGGGCCGTCCTGCCGCCAGATGCGGAAGGTGATGGTCTGGGAGGAGACGGTACTCGGCTGTGCGGTATCCATGATGCGATGGCCCTTCCCTTCGTTTGATTACGCGTACCAGCGCGGTTCCGGCTTCAGAACCGGCGTCGCGACGTCCTCGTAGGAGATCTGCGGCCCCTCTGGCGCGTGCTTCGCCATGGTCGTCTTCGCCCACTTCTCGTGGCGCTTCTGCCAGAGCTCCATCCACCCGGCGTCCTCGCGCGGGTCCTTCGACTTCGGCTCGGGCAGGGAGAAGTCCGGCTTGTAGTGGGCCCCGCGGCTCTCGTCTCGCAGGAGCGCGCTGGTGGCGATCACCTCGCCCAGCTCCAGCATGTTCCACACCTGGTTGGTGTAGGAGAGCGACCGGTTGGCCACGTTGCCCGTGTCCAGCACGTTGACGTTCTTCCAGCGGTCCTTCAGCTCGCGGACCTTCTCGATCGTCTTCTTGAGCCGGTCGTTGTAGCGCACGACGGTGCAGTTCTCCGTCATCACATCGCCCAGCTCCTTGGCGATCTGGTACGGGTTCTCGGGGCCCGCCATCTTCTTGATGTCCGCGAAGCGCTCGTCCCAGTACTTCTTCGCGTCGTTGAAGTGCTTGTCGCTCTTGGCCGCGGCGCTCTGGGCGTTGTTCTTCGCGTAGGCGGCCATGGCAGGGCCACCGATCATGCCCGAGTAGATGCAGGACAGGAGCGAGTTGGCGCCCAACCGGTTGGCGCCATGGAAGGCGTAGTCCGCCTCGCCCGCGGCGTAGAGGCCCGGGATGTTGGTGGCCTGGTTCTTCGGGCTGCCCTCGGCCGGGGTGAACGTGCGCGGGTCCGCGTCGAAGGACACGTACAGGCCGCCCATGGAGTAGTGCATGCCCGGGAAGATGACCATCGGCGTGTTGCGCGGATCATCCCCCACGAACTTCTCGTAGATCTCCATCACGCCCTTGATCTTCGCATCGAGCGTCTTGGCGGGGATGTGCGTCACGTCCAGGTACACGCCGTCGCGGCCGCCGATGCCCAGGCCCAGGTCGCGGCAGACCGTGAAGATCTCGCGCGTGGCCACATCGCGCGGCACCAGGTTCTTGTACTTGGGGTACTTCTCCTCGAGGAAGTACCAGCGCTCGCTCTCGGGGATGTCCTTCGGGCTGCGCGTGTCGGCCTTCTTGCGCGGGACCCAGACACGGCCGCCCTCGCCACGGACCGACTCGCTCATCAGGCGCAGCTTGTCCTCGCCCGGGATGGAGGTGGGGTGCACCTGGATGAACTCGCCGTTGGCGTAGATGGCGCCTTCCAGATACGCGCGGCCCGCGGCGGTGCCCGTGTTGATGATGGAGTTGGTGGAGCGCCCGAAGACGATGCCGGGGCCACCCGTGGCCAGACACACGGCCTCCGCCGGGAAGGTGCGGATCTCCATCGTCCGCAAGTCCAACGCCACGCTGCCGATGCACCGGCCGGACTCGTCCTTCACCGTGCCGAGCCACTCCCAGAACTCGTACTTGGTGACCTTGCCCTCGGCCTCGTAGCGGCGCACCTGCTCATCCAGCGCGTAGAGCAGCTGCTGGCCAGTGGTGGCGCCCGCGAAGGCCGTCCGGTGGTGGAGCGTGCCGCCGAAGCGCCGGAAGTCCAGCAGGCCCTCGGAGGTGCGGTTGAACGTCACCCCCATGCGGTCCAGCATGTAGATGACGCCGGGGGCCGCGTAGCACATGCCCTTGACGGACACCTGCTCGGCAAGGAAGTCGCCGCCCCGCAGCGTGTCCATCACGTGGATGTCGGGGTGGTCGCCCTCCCCTTTCGTGTTCACCGCCCCGTTGATGCCGCCCTGAGCGCACACCGAGTGCGAGCGCTTCACCGGCACCACGGAGAGCACATCGACCTGGTGCCCCGCCTCGGCCAGCTTGATCGTCGTCATCAGTCCGGCGAGACCACCGCCGACCACCGTGAACCGCGCTGCTGCTGCCATGCATCGTCTCCTTCACTGCCAGGAGGCAGGGGGCTGCTGGCTCGCCTGATTTGGCGAGCGCGCCACCCGAAGTCCCCGGTGTGGGCACTACACGCTAGTGAACTCGTGGACGCTTCGCCGCAATCAGGTTCGCGCGAGCAATAAGGGCGCGCCATTCGCGGCATTAGGGGGTCCGGCCCTCCCAGAGACTTCCCAGGGGGACCGGACCGGGTTTTTCCGGACTACAGCTTGACGCTGTCGACCGTCTTCTTCACCGACTGGAAGGACTTCTCCAGGGCGGCCTTCTCGGAGTCATTCAGCTGCGGGGTGAGGATCTTCTCCACGCCGCCCGCGCCGATCTGCACCGGCACGCCGAAGAAGTAGCCGTTGATGCCGTACTGGCCCTCGAGCAGGGCTGCGGCGGGCAGGATGCGCTTGCGGTCCAAGAGGAAGCTCTCCGCCATGGAGATGGCGCTGGAGGCCGGGGCGAAGTAGGCGCTGCCCGTCTTGTAGAGGCCCACCAGTTCGGCGCCGCCCTCGCGGGTGCGCTTCACGATGGCTTCCAGCTTGTCCTGGGGCAGCAGCTCCGTCAGGGGCACGCCGCCCACGGTGGTGTGACGCACCAGGGGCACCATGTCGTCGCCGTGGCCGCCGAGCACCAGCGCCTCCACGTCGCGGATGGAGCTGCCCAGCGCCTCGGCCACGAAGAACTTGAAGCGGCTGGTGTCCAGCACGCCCGCCATGCCCACCACCATGTGCTTGGGCAGTTCGGAGATCTTCTGGAGCGCGAACACCATCGCGTCCAGCGGGTTCGCCACGTTGATGACGAACGCGTTGGGGGCGTGCTGTTTGATGTTCGCCGCCACGTCCCGCATGATCTTCAGGTTGATGTCGAGCAGGTCCTCACGGCTCATGCCCGGCTTCCGGGGAACCCCGGCGGTGATGATGATGACATCCGAGCCGGCGACGTCCTTCCAGTCCGTCGTCCCGGTGACACGGCAGTCATAGCCATCCACCGCGGACAGCTGGTTGATGTCCAGCGCCTTGCCCTTGACGAGCCCCTCGGCCGCGGGGATGTCGAACAGCATCACGTCGCCGAGGCTCTTCTGCACGGCGATCAGGGCCAGGTTGCCGCCAATCTGGCCGCCGCCAATGAGACCGATCTTCTTCTTACGGGTCTGAGTCATGTGCGTTGTCTCCCAGAAAGAGACTACATGTGCTTGATGATGGCCTGACCGAACTCGGAGCACTTCACCTCGGTCACGGTGCCCTGGCCCTCGAGCTTCATCAGGCGGGCGAAGTCGTACGTCACGGTCTTGGCCGCGATGGCCCGGTCCATGCCCTTGATGATGAGGTCAGCGGCCTCGTTCCAGCCCAGGTGGCGGAACATCATCTCGCCCGAGAGGATGACGGAGCCGGGGTTCACCTTGTCCTGATCGGCGTACTTGGGCGCGGTGCCGTGGGTGGCCTCGAAGACGGCGTGGCCTGACACGTAGTTGATGTTGCCGCCCGGCGCGATGCCGATGCCGCCCACCTGCGCGGCCAGCGCGTCCGAGAGGTAGTCGCCGTTGAGGTTCAACGTGGCGATGACGTCGAACTCGTCCGGACGGGTCAGCACCTGCTGGAGCGTGATGTCCGCGATGGAGTCCTTGATGATGATCTTCCCGGCGGCGACCGCGGCCTTCTGCTCGGCGTTGGCGGCGTCCTCACCCTTGGCGGCCTTGGTGACCTCCCACTGATCCCAGGTGTAGACCTTGTCACCGAACTCGCGGGCGGCCAGCTCGTAGCCCCACTTGCGGAAGGCGCCCTCGGTGAACTTCATGATGTTGCCCTTGTGCACCAGCGTGACGCTCTTACGCTTGTGCTCCACCGCGTACAGGATGGCGGCGCGGACCAGGCGGTCGGTGCCCTCCTGGGAGACGGGCTTGATGCCAATGCCCACGTTGGTGGGAAAGCGGATCTTCTTGAACTCCTTCTCGAACTCCTTCTTGAGCAGGCCGAGGAACTTCTCCGCCGCGGCGGTGCCCGCCTCGAACTCGATGCCCGTGTAGATGTCCTCCGTGTT
This genomic window from Stigmatella ashevillena contains:
- the icd gene encoding NADP-dependent isocitrate dehydrogenase codes for the protein MAPPSGEKITLQSGKLHVPNNPIIPYIEGDGTGRDIWRASQAVFDAAVEKAYQGKKKISWYEVLAGEKSFKQVNNWLPDETVEAFRSYLVGIKGPLTTPVGGGIRSLNVALRQMLDLYVCLRPVRYFKGVPSPVKGPEKVDMVIFRENTEDIYTGIEFEAGTAAAEKFLGLLKKEFEKEFKKIRFPTNVGIGIKPVSQEGTDRLVRAAILYAVEHKRKSVTLVHKGNIMKFTEGAFRKWGYELAAREFGDKVYTWDQWEVTKAAKGEDAANAEQKAAVAAGKIIIKDSIADITLQQVLTRPDEFDVIATLNLNGDYLSDALAAQVGGIGIAPGGNINYVSGHAVFEATHGTAPKYADQDKVNPGSVILSGEMMFRHLGWNEAADLIIKGMDRAIAAKTVTYDFARLMKLEGQGTVTEVKCSEFGQAIIKHM